GTCCACCTCTCACTTGATTTGGATGGTCTGGATCCAACAGATGCTCCTGGTGTAGGAACACCGGTAACTGGAGGGATCAGTTACCGTGAAAGCCACCTGGCTATGGAGATGTTAGCTGAAGCAAAGGTCATCACTTCAGCTGAGTTCGTTGAAGTCAATCCAATCCTTGATGAAAAGAATAAGACAGCTGTCGCGGCAGTGGCCTTGATGGGGTCTTTATTTGGAGAAAAACTTTTGTAATCCTCATATGGTTTTGGAATAAACTCATAGTAGCAGGAAAAATAAGAGCAGCGGCCAAAGTCTGGCTGCTGCTCTCTTATTATTAATATAGAAATGTCTTTTTTGAGGTTAAGTGATAATATTTATTTAGCAGATGGTCGAGTTTAGTGCTGATGTCCACAACCCGTTGATTTGACAGCGAGGTTTTTGCGGCTAATTCAACCATTTCTTTTCGGCAATTTTCAATATCCTTCAACAATGTATCTGCACACACTATTAGTTCCTCGCTTTCAGTGAAATATAGTTCATTTATACCCCTTATAAAACTTTTTAAACCAAACTGGTAATAATTTGTTAATATTAACTTATCGTGTTTTTTAGATTTTTTTCGCAAAATAAGTCAGTTAGAAGATGATTTTGTCATTTAATTACATAAATAAAGTTTTTATAAAAAAAAAACGAAACCTTTTACGGAATCGATTCGTATATCGATTAGCCGCATGAAGCGCGGAGGTAAAATAATGGAGACAATTGTAAAACACAGAATAAAGCAAGTACTCAAGGGAGACCAAAATGCCTATGGAGAGATTGTTGAGGTATACAAGGACAAGGTATTCCAGCTTTGCTACCGTATGCTTGGAAATCGGCATGAGGCAGAAGATATTGCACAGGAGGCATTTATACGTGCATATATCAATATTAACAGCTTCAATCAAAACTTGAAGTTTTCAACATGGCTGTATAGAATTGCTACTAACCTATGCATTGACCGGATCCGCAAAAAGAAACCCGATTATTTCCTCGATGCGGAAGTGCCTGGAACAGAGGGCTTGACGATGTATTCTCAGGTACCATCCGAAACACCGTTACCAGAGGATGAGGTCGAAAGTATTGAATTGCACGACACGATCCAAAAAGAAATTTCAAAACTACCCGATAAATATCGGTCGGTCATCGTATTAAAGTATATTGAAGAGCTCAGCTTGAATGAGATCAGCGAAATACTGGATTTGCCCCTTGGCACAGTGAAGACGAGGATCCATCGAGGAAGAGAAGCCTTAAGGCAGCAGTTGCGACACGTATAAGGTGAGGTGAAAGTTTATGAAATGTCCCGAACAAGTTATCGACTATATGCATGAATATTTAGATGAAGAAATCTCCGAAGAACATGAAAAGATTTTAAGGGAGCACCTGCAGAGCTGTACCGATTGCCAGGAATACTTCAGGGAGCTGAACAAGGCAATCGCGCTTGTACAGAGCACCTCTCACATCCAGGCACCAGTTGATTTTACATCAAAGGTAATGGCTGGCTTGCCGAAGGAAAAGAAGAAGACAGAAATCCAGCGATGGTTCCGGAGCCATCCATTGTTAACAGCTGCCTCGCTGTTCTTGGCGTTGATGACTGCCAGCATCTTTTCAACCTGGAATGAAGAACACCAGTTTTCAGTATCGAAGCAGCCAAATCTGATTGTTGAAAATGATACAGTCATCGTACCTGAAGGGGAAGTCGTCAAGGGAGATGTCGTAGTCAGGAATGGCAAGGTGAAAATTGAAGGCGAGGTCCAGGGTAATGTCACAGTGATCAACGGCGAATTGATCAACGGTGAGAACTACATGGCATCTGCCGGCAATGTCACCGGCGAAATAACAGAGGTCAATGAAGTGTTCGAGTGGATCTGGTACCATATTAAGAAGACAGCTAAAAACACGGCAGATCTTTTTGAGAACGACGAAAAGGAACAGTCATTCCAATAGGAATGGCTGTTTTTTAGGGCCCATTTCTGTATGGATTGGATGAGGATCGACTGACAAGGACACTGCAATTGACATCATTATTAATTTGAACAAAGCTTATGGTATAATAAAAAAGTTACATTTGTTTATAGCTGAAGTGGATTTGTTTTCAAAAGGCGATTTCGCCCATTATGAATGATATATCACATTTCGAAAGGCTTCGGAGCACCTTGTTTTGCTGCTTCTAAACTGGCAACCCTGAAGCCGATTTTACTTTTAACAATAAAGACCTTGAGGCGAGTTCTGAAACTGCCTGAAGGAGCCTTACTAAACTACTGGAGGAAGTGCAATGTCGTTTGCGGATTTCGATTTTTTAGAATATCTAGCTAATATTGTTGACATTCTCCTGGTTTGGTTCGTCATTTACAAGCTGATTGCCATTATTCGAGGTACGAAAGCTGTCCAGCTTTTAAAAGGGATTTTTGTCATCCTGATTGTAAAGTTTATCAGTGATTACCTCGGGTTGAATACGCTCAGCTGGATGATGGAACAAGTACTAACCTGGGGATTCCTGGCCATTATCATCATCTTCCAGCCTGAATTGCGGCGGGCACTTGAACAGCTCGGCAGAGGGCGGCTTTTTTCCAGATCAGGTCTGCAGGAAGAGGAAGACGAAGAGAAGATGGTGGAGGCCATTATCAAGGCCACCGATTATATGGCTAAGCGCCGGATCGGGGCATTGATCTCAATTGAAAGAGAAACAGGAATGAGTGATTACATAGAAACAGGCATCCAGCTTCAATCAAGAATCTCTTCTGAACTGTTGATCAATCTTTTTATACCGAATACGCCGCTTCATGATGGAGCTGTAGTGATACAGAAGAACATCGTTGCCGCAGCGGCTTGTTATTTGCCGCTATCGGAAAGTCCGTTCATTTCGAAGGAACTCGGTACCAGGCATAGGGCTGCACTCGGTATCAGTGAAGTAACCGACAGTATTACGATTGTCGTTTCTGAAGAAACCGGGAATGTTTCAGTCACAAGGAATGGCGAACTTTACAGGGACTTGAGCGGGGAAACGCTAAGGGAACTGCTGACAGCCGAGCTGGTTTCGCCATCAAGAATCAAGCAGGCTGCTTCTACCCGCTGGAATTGGAGGGGGAAGAAAAATGGATAAATGGATGGATAATCCTTGGTTCATAAAAGTTGTTGCCTTGGTTCTTGCTGTTCTGCTCTTTGGGTCTGTACCTAAGAACGAGCCAGGTAAGCCTGGTGATGTGAATGTGCCTTCAGATGAAAAGGTAGAAACGATTGAAGACGTACCAGTAAAAAGGATTTATGATACCGACACCTTAGTCGTATCGGGTGTTCCTGAAACGGTTACCGTCACGCTGCAAGGACCGAAGAATCTTGTTCAGCAGGCGAAAACTCTACGGAACTTCGAAGTGTTCGTTGATTTGACAGATGCCGAAATCGGCAAACAGCGAGTCCCAATTACGATTAAAGATGTCTCAGATCGGCTGACCGTTACCATCGAGCCTGGGTATGCAAATGTATCCATCCAGGAAAAGGTTACGAAGGAATTCAGCGTTGAGGCAGAATTCAACGGAAGTATAGTTGAAGAAGGCTATATTGCCGAGAAACCAGCTGTTAAGCCTAATAAAGTCCAAATCACAGGTGCAAAAGATGTTATCGACAGAATCACCTATGTGAAAGCTACTGTGAACTCAGCAGGCAAAATTTCGGAGACGATCACACGAGAGGCGAGTGTCCTTGCCCTTGATAAGGATATGAATAAGTTGGAAGTCATCGTCGAACCAGGGGTAGTAGATGTAACCATCCCGGTGAAAAGCTCGAGTAAAAAGGTACCGATTGATATTGTCCGTAAGGGGACTCCTCCAAGCGGAGTAACAATCGATTCAATAACGTTAGAAACGAAGGAAGCTGAGATTATCGCTGACCCAGACGTACTTGAGAAATTCAATAATGTCAGGGTCGAGGTGGATGTCAGTAAGATCGAGGAGGACACGGAACTCACCCTCCCGGTCATTATCGGGGAAGGAATTGTTCGGGTTTCCCCCGAAACGGTTAAAGTGGGTGTAAAAGTCACTAAGGCTTCGGAGAAAAGTATATCCAATGTCCCCATTGAAATTGATGGGAAAGATGACGGCTATGAAGTCGATTTCCTGGATCCTGCTAACGGCCAGGCGAATTTGACCATTACAGGGCCAAGTGATATTGTTTCGGCCCTGTCATCCGATGATTTTAGAATTCTGATCGATGTTTCGGAACTGGATGAGGGAAACCATGAAGTCAACTTGATAGTGACAGCACCACAAAATATAACCTGGAAATTGGCTGAAGAAAAAGCCAGTATATCGATTTTGAAAAAAGATGCGTAATTGACTGCAATTTTCATACAAGGAGAGATTTTAAGAATGGGTAAATATTTCGGAACAGACGGAGTACGCGGTGTTGCGAACAGCGAATTAACGCCAGAATTGGCTTTCAAGCTTGGCCGCTTTGGAGGCTATGTCCTCACTAAGGAGCATGATCGTCCTAAGGTATTGATCGGAAGGGACACTCGTATTTCTGGACATATGCTTGAAGGAGCACTGGTTGCCGGCCTATTATCAATCGGAGCGGAAGTTATGAGGCTCGGCGTCATCTCGACACCAGGTGTTGCCTATTTGACGAAGGCTCTTGGCGCACAGGCTGGCGTCATGATCTCAGCTTCCCACAATCCAGTTGCAGATAACGGCATCAAATTCTTTGGACCCGACGGATATAAGCTATCTGATGATCAAGAAAATGAAATCGAGCAATTGATGGATATGGACACAGACGAGCTTCCTCGTCCAGTAGGCGCTAACCTTGGACAGGTAAATGATTACTTTGAAGGCGGCCAAAAGTACCTTCAATACCTTAAGCAATCAGTTGATGAAGAGTTTACCGGTCTGCACATCGCTCTTGACTGTGCACACGGAGCAACGTCATCATTGGCTACGCATTTGTTTGCTGACCTTGATGCTGACACTTCCACAATGGGCGCATCGCCAAACGGCTTGAATATTAATGATGGTGTCGGCTCGACACATCCGGAAGCACTTGCTGAATTCGTAAAGGAAAAGGGAGCGGATCTAGGCCTTGCTTTTGACGGAGATGGCGACCGCCTGATTGCGATTGATGAAAAAGGAAACATCGTTGATGGCGACCAGATCATGTATATCTGCGGAAAATTCATGAAAGAACGCGGCCAGTTAAAACAGGGTACAGTCGTTTCAACTGTAATGAGCAACCTTGGCTTTTACAAAGGCCTTGAGGAGAACGGTGTGCAAAGCGTCCAAACGGCTGTTGGCGACCGTTATGTAGTAGAAGAAATGAAGAAAAATGGCTATAATCTCGGTGGCGAGCAGTCTGGCCATATCATCTTCCTGGACTACAACACAACAGGTGACGGCCTGCTGACAGGCCTGCAGCTTGCCAACATCATGAAAGCAACAAACAAGCCGCTTTCTGAACTGGCAGCGGAAATGAAAAAATATCCGCAGGTTCTTGTTAACATCCGTGTAACGGATAAGTACCACGTAACAGATAACGAGAAGGTAAAAGCAGTAATTGAAGAGGTAGAAGCGGAAATGAACGGCAATGGCCGCATCCTTGTCCGTCCTTCCGGAACAGAGCCATTGGTACGTGTCATGGCAGAAGCAGCAACAGCAGAGCTATGCCAGGAATATGTAAACCGTATCGCAGCGGTCGTTCAAGAGGAAATGGGTTTAAAAGAATAGAAATCAATCATATGCATAAGGGCTTCAAGCACAAAGAAGAGCCCTTATGCATATTTATTTATGAAGGGAGTTTTTAGCTGTCCTGTAAAGGGTATCTGTACGGGAAGGGTGTTTCCCTTTAATTTCTATTGACGGATGGATAACTATCATGTATGATAATCCTGTTTTTGTAAAAGGCTGATTTTTGCCTTGAAAAACAATTTATCGAAAGGTGGGCAGAGGTAGATCAATGGAAAACTAAAGCGCCAGGACTAATCCTTGACCGGAATTTGGGTTAGTTGACGAGGTGGAGGTTTATCGAAGTTTCGGCGGATGCCTCCCGGCTGAAAGCACAGCCGCGAATTCCATCTTCAAAACATTAGGGCAACTTAATGCACAAAAAGATGGGGATGCTAAAACTAAAGAGGATTGGATTCACGAAGTCTGACCTCAAACCAATTATATGAGATAAGGGGGCAAGCTGCCCCTATATAAGAGGCTTCTTGCCCCCTGTCGTACAGGAGGAAAAGAAGTTATGTGTGGAATCGTTGGATATATCGGAAATTATGACTCGAAAGAGATTTTATTAAAAGGCCTTGAAAAGCTTGAATATAGAGGATATGACTCTGCAGGGATCGCAGTCATGAACGAAAAGGGAGTTCACGTTTTTAAGGAAAAAGGACGCATTGCGGACCTTCGCAACGCAGTGGACAATGATGTAATGGCGAACGCTGGAATTGGCCATACTCGTTGGGCGACTCACGGTCCTCCAAGCAAGGTGAACGCTCACCCTCATCAAAGCTCAACTGGCAGACTGACTCTTGTCCACAATGGTGTCATCGAGAACTACGATCTATTGAAGCGCGAGTATTTGCAGAATGTCGAATTGAAAAGTGAAACAGACACTGAAATTATCGTCCAGTTAATCGAACTGTTCGTAAAAGAAGGTCTGAGCTTAGAGGATGCGTTCCGTAAGACGCTGACACTTTTACATGGTTCATATGCACTTGCTCTTATAGATGAGCAAAACGAAGACACGATTTTTGTGGCGAAAAACAAGAGCCCGCTTCTTGTCGGCCTTGGCGATGGCTTCAACGTTGTTGCCAGTGACGCAATGGCAATGATCCAGGTTACAAACCAATATGTTGAACTGATGGACAAGGAAATGGTCATTGTCACGAAAGATGAAGTGACAATCAAGAACCTTGAAGGAGAAGTGATTTCTCGCGCTCCTTACACTGCAGAGCTTGATGCAAGCGACATTGAAAAGGGAACATACCCTCACTATATGCTCAAGGAAATCGACGAGCAGCCGCTTGTGATGCGTAAAATCATCCAGAACTACCAGGATGGCGAAGGCGCACTTGAAATCGACTCTGACATCGTGAAGGCTATGAAGGATGCAGACCGCATCTACATCATCGCTGCGGGTACTTCATACCATGCTGGTCTTGTCGGCAAGCAGTTCATCGAAAAATTGGCGAAGATTCCTGTTGAAGTTCATATCTCAAGTGAGTTTGGCTACAATATGCCGCTTCTATCAGAAAAGCCATTGTTCATCTTCATTTCACAGAGCGGAGAAACTGCGGATAGCCGCCAGGTTCTTGTTCAGGTGAAGGAGATGGGCTACAAAGCATTGACGATCACAAACGTTCCTGGTTCAACGCTTTCCCGTGAAGCAGACTACACGCTTCTACTTCACGCTGGTCCTGAAATCGCGGTTGCTTCAACAAAAGCATACACAGCACAGCTTGCTGTCCTAGCTATTTTGGCAGAAGTAACAGCTCGCGGAATCGGCCATGAAGTTGATTTTGATCTTGTGCAGGAATTAGGAATCGTAGCGACAGCAATGGAAGCTCTTTGCGACGATAAAGAAGAATTCGAAAGCATCGCACGCGAATACCTGACTGTGACAAGAAACGCATTCTTCATCGGACGCGGAATCGACTTCTACGTAGGACTAGAAGGCGCGTTGAAGCTAAAGGAAATCTCGTACATTCAGGCTGAAGGCTTTGCAGGAGGCGAACTGAAACACGGAACAATCGCCTTGATCGAAGAAGGCACACCTGTCATTGCCCTTGCTACACAAGAATTCGTTAATCTGAGCATCCGTGGAAACGTCAAAGAAGTCGTAGCCCGCGGAGCTAACCCGTGCATCATCTCCATGAGTGGACTGGAAACAGACGAAGACCGCTTCGTCATTCCAGAAGTGCACAGCCTATTAACACCTCTTATCTCAGTAATCCCGCTGCAGTTGATCTCATACTACGCAGCGCTGCACCGCGACTGTGACGTCGATAAGCCACGTAACTTGGCTAAATCGGTAACGGTTGAATAATATAAAGAGTTTAGATTGGAACCCAGTTGTTTACGAACAACTAAGTTATGACCTATACAACTTATTAGTGATGTGAACAATACAGTAGTGATTCATACAACTCAATAGAGATTAAAAAACCTGATGAATTAGTTCGTCAGGTTTTTCTATTAGAACTCCGGATCTTTCCAACCTCCTGGGCTAATTGCTGCCTTATCAGCTCTTTTTCCAAAGCCCCTAGAACCTCTAATGCCTCTAGCACCTCTAATGGGGTACGCTTTAAAAGTTTTTAAACCCACTCTATCTTCTCTATAAAATTCACCTACAACATTTCCTGTGTCAGCTGCAAAAATTCTCTTATCATCTATATATCCAACATGATTACCATCTTCATCATATACTTGGTCATCAATAACCTTTCCGCAAAAACGTCCACTTAGTGCCCAAATTGGAAAATCCATTAAATATTCGCTCCCTTCTATTTTATGTATTAATTCTATATTAGAAATTTTACTCCTTCTTTATAATCTTAACCCGTCATTAAAAGATAAAAATGGGCGCACATCTAACTGTAAATAAATATATACATTTATGAAATTATTTTAAAAAAAATAAGCAAATTATAATTCGCTCTAGTAAAATAATAACTGTAAGTGATATGGAAATTTTCATAATTTCATGAAATGGGTGAGACAAATATGAGCTTAACCACATTAGAACAACTTCAAAAATATACAACGGATGCAAGTCCAAGTTGGAATGGCTATAATCATCAAGGAAAAGTTGGTATATTTGTTGTTTTAAAAATGATTAATGAATTAAATCTGGATTATGATTCATGCGGTCCATATAAGCTAGAACTTGAATGGTTGGAGGATTTCTCAATTTTACAAAATGACAAATATATTGCTTTACATCAAGTTAAAACCTATAAAGAATCAATGCCAAGTAAATATAAAGATGCAATTTGGCTTTTATTGGCTAAGTCCCTTGATATTCCTCAAGTAAAGAATACATATTTACACACTACCGTTCCTTTAAGTAAAACAGAAAGTCTCCATCAAAATTTATTAACATATAAAATGACTGAAAAAAATGAACCAGAAGAAGAAATACAAGTTGAGAAAAAAACCAAATTAAAGATCTACTGGACTCCTAAAGAATGTCATGATTATGTGAAAAGGTCTGGACGATATGATGAGGTCTTTGGTAAATTTGCAATCTATACTTATGAAGAGGATTATCAATACTGTAGTATGGAGGACATTGAGCCGAAGATTAAGACTCAGTTAGGGAAAATTTATAAAGGATTTAAGACGGAACAACACCTAAATCGAACATATCTTCATTTACTTGGTTTGCTGGATAGAAATATTCGGGAAAGGCATCGAGATATACAAATTGGTAAAAAAGAACAAAAAGCATCTGTTTCTTTCCAGGAGATTTTTGAGGTGATTCATAGAAACTATGAGCTGCCTAGTAGGGAGTTTTGTATTTATAAGCTTCGACATGAATTCAATTTAATAACCAATCAATTTATAGAAGATTTGGACGATGAGACTGAATATTCCCCCAATAAAGATAATCTGCATAGTTTGATAAATGCTGTTCTGGAATTAGATGATGAAAGCTTTCTTAAATTTTGTATGAAAATAACTCCTCACCATCCTATAAATGAGGACGATCCAGAAACTTTACTTGAAGCACTAAGATATTATATCCCAGAAACTCATATGAAAGAGGGATATTTAGAGATTTTGATACAAATTCAAAATAAAATAGATTCTGTTAAGCATATGTTTTTAAAAAAAGGAGATGATTTAAAAAATATTTCATACCTGCCCACAACTATTATTGAATCAAACAAAAAGGCTACTGTCGGAAGGATGGTAGAAAAAATACTTCAGAATGCAAGTTTAGTCGAAGAATCACTGCATGAAGTTGATGTAATGATTACCAAAAGTATAAATCTCCCAATGCTGAAGCCCGAAAAATTTAATTTGGATATCCCAGAAGTAGAAGAACAGTTTAATGAAGCTTTTCACAAAAGTGAGACTCGAGAAAAAGATTACCACGATCGAATAGTTAAAATAAAAAAAATAAGAATGATTGATTTAACAAGGGCAAAAGAGGAGTTAAATAAATGAGACAAGTAGTAAAGCGTATATTTAAGGATCAAAATTTCAAAGAGCTTACGGTGCCCTTTCTTAAAGGTGAAGAAGGCTTTTTTGCTGTTAATACACATGAGAACTTCATCAATTTTTATCTAGTGCTGTTTCTTGATAAAATTGGAGATGATTTTCTTGAAAAGTACGTTCCTGATTATTACTACGGGATTAAGAGCTTGGAAATTGGATATGATGAGCGGATGGATAAAAACCTCTCACTTTTAATTTGTTTAAATCGAGAGACAGAATTGAGCGA
The window above is part of the Mesobacillus jeotgali genome. Proteins encoded here:
- a CDS encoding aspartyl-phosphate phosphatase Spo0E family protein, with the protein product MCADTLLKDIENCRKEMVELAAKTSLSNQRVVDISTKLDHLLNKYYHLTSKKTFLY
- the sigW gene encoding RNA polymerase sigma factor SigW, whose translation is METIVKHRIKQVLKGDQNAYGEIVEVYKDKVFQLCYRMLGNRHEAEDIAQEAFIRAYININSFNQNLKFSTWLYRIATNLCIDRIRKKKPDYFLDAEVPGTEGLTMYSQVPSETPLPEDEVESIELHDTIQKEISKLPDKYRSVIVLKYIEELSLNEISEILDLPLGTVKTRIHRGREALRQQLRHV
- a CDS encoding anti-sigma factor, producing MKCPEQVIDYMHEYLDEEISEEHEKILREHLQSCTDCQEYFRELNKAIALVQSTSHIQAPVDFTSKVMAGLPKEKKKTEIQRWFRSHPLLTAASLFLALMTASIFSTWNEEHQFSVSKQPNLIVENDTVIVPEGEVVKGDVVVRNGKVKIEGEVQGNVTVINGELINGENYMASAGNVTGEITEVNEVFEWIWYHIKKTAKNTADLFENDEKEQSFQ
- the cdaA gene encoding diadenylate cyclase CdaA; the protein is MSFADFDFLEYLANIVDILLVWFVIYKLIAIIRGTKAVQLLKGIFVILIVKFISDYLGLNTLSWMMEQVLTWGFLAIIIIFQPELRRALEQLGRGRLFSRSGLQEEEDEEKMVEAIIKATDYMAKRRIGALISIERETGMSDYIETGIQLQSRISSELLINLFIPNTPLHDGAVVIQKNIVAAAACYLPLSESPFISKELGTRHRAALGISEVTDSITIVVSEETGNVSVTRNGELYRDLSGETLRELLTAELVSPSRIKQAASTRWNWRGKKNG
- a CDS encoding CdaR family protein; the encoded protein is MDKWMDNPWFIKVVALVLAVLLFGSVPKNEPGKPGDVNVPSDEKVETIEDVPVKRIYDTDTLVVSGVPETVTVTLQGPKNLVQQAKTLRNFEVFVDLTDAEIGKQRVPITIKDVSDRLTVTIEPGYANVSIQEKVTKEFSVEAEFNGSIVEEGYIAEKPAVKPNKVQITGAKDVIDRITYVKATVNSAGKISETITREASVLALDKDMNKLEVIVEPGVVDVTIPVKSSSKKVPIDIVRKGTPPSGVTIDSITLETKEAEIIADPDVLEKFNNVRVEVDVSKIEEDTELTLPVIIGEGIVRVSPETVKVGVKVTKASEKSISNVPIEIDGKDDGYEVDFLDPANGQANLTITGPSDIVSALSSDDFRILIDVSELDEGNHEVNLIVTAPQNITWKLAEEKASISILKKDA
- the glmM gene encoding phosphoglucosamine mutase; translation: MGKYFGTDGVRGVANSELTPELAFKLGRFGGYVLTKEHDRPKVLIGRDTRISGHMLEGALVAGLLSIGAEVMRLGVISTPGVAYLTKALGAQAGVMISASHNPVADNGIKFFGPDGYKLSDDQENEIEQLMDMDTDELPRPVGANLGQVNDYFEGGQKYLQYLKQSVDEEFTGLHIALDCAHGATSSLATHLFADLDADTSTMGASPNGLNINDGVGSTHPEALAEFVKEKGADLGLAFDGDGDRLIAIDEKGNIVDGDQIMYICGKFMKERGQLKQGTVVSTVMSNLGFYKGLEENGVQSVQTAVGDRYVVEEMKKNGYNLGGEQSGHIIFLDYNTTGDGLLTGLQLANIMKATNKPLSELAAEMKKYPQVLVNIRVTDKYHVTDNEKVKAVIEEVEAEMNGNGRILVRPSGTEPLVRVMAEAATAELCQEYVNRIAAVVQEEMGLKE
- the glmS gene encoding glutamine--fructose-6-phosphate transaminase (isomerizing), coding for MCGIVGYIGNYDSKEILLKGLEKLEYRGYDSAGIAVMNEKGVHVFKEKGRIADLRNAVDNDVMANAGIGHTRWATHGPPSKVNAHPHQSSTGRLTLVHNGVIENYDLLKREYLQNVELKSETDTEIIVQLIELFVKEGLSLEDAFRKTLTLLHGSYALALIDEQNEDTIFVAKNKSPLLVGLGDGFNVVASDAMAMIQVTNQYVELMDKEMVIVTKDEVTIKNLEGEVISRAPYTAELDASDIEKGTYPHYMLKEIDEQPLVMRKIIQNYQDGEGALEIDSDIVKAMKDADRIYIIAAGTSYHAGLVGKQFIEKLAKIPVEVHISSEFGYNMPLLSEKPLFIFISQSGETADSRQVLVQVKEMGYKALTITNVPGSTLSREADYTLLLHAGPEIAVASTKAYTAQLAVLAILAEVTARGIGHEVDFDLVQELGIVATAMEALCDDKEEFESIAREYLTVTRNAFFIGRGIDFYVGLEGALKLKEISYIQAEGFAGGELKHGTIALIEEGTPVIALATQEFVNLSIRGNVKEVVARGANPCIISMSGLETDEDRFVIPEVHSLLTPLISVIPLQLISYYAALHRDCDVDKPRNLAKSVTVE
- a CDS encoding ABC-three component system protein, coding for MSLTTLEQLQKYTTDASPSWNGYNHQGKVGIFVVLKMINELNLDYDSCGPYKLELEWLEDFSILQNDKYIALHQVKTYKESMPSKYKDAIWLLLAKSLDIPQVKNTYLHTTVPLSKTESLHQNLLTYKMTEKNEPEEEIQVEKKTKLKIYWTPKECHDYVKRSGRYDEVFGKFAIYTYEEDYQYCSMEDIEPKIKTQLGKIYKGFKTEQHLNRTYLHLLGLLDRNIRERHRDIQIGKKEQKASVSFQEIFEVIHRNYELPSREFCIYKLRHEFNLITNQFIEDLDDETEYSPNKDNLHSLINAVLELDDESFLKFCMKITPHHPINEDDPETLLEALRYYIPETHMKEGYLEILIQIQNKIDSVKHMFLKKGDDLKNISYLPTTIIESNKKATVGRMVEKILQNASLVEESLHEVDVMITKSINLPMLKPEKFNLDIPEVEEQFNEAFHKSETREKDYHDRIVKIKKIRMIDLTRAKEELNK